Proteins from a genomic interval of Armatimonadia bacterium:
- a CDS encoding Gfo/Idh/MocA family oxidoreductase, which produces MSRQIGAAVIGYGPMHNFGWAHSAWIDATPELNLVAICDRDPERGEAARQAFPQVRTYNDVTQVWADKDIELVSIVTPHFTHCPLVVAALEAGKHVVVEKAMCLKVAEATQMVEASRKAGKMLSIHHNRRHDGNYRRIVEIVRSGRIGDVFDVQLSAGNYGPFRHGWYSEKATSGGAFFYWGPHAVDWVLNLIPERITGVNGYFHKLVWHENTNEDQTRALIRFASGAVADVTWSHVAAIGKPLWRILGTKGGILDTGRGGNVGYEKQIHGPSGGSLTLVTCDEQGRHEEEVPYLESDWDSYWQEVADHILRGGPVPVPAEAGRRVIGVFETAEKSSASGQTEQVPYES; this is translated from the coding sequence ATGAGCCGTCAGATTGGTGCTGCCGTGATCGGCTACGGGCCGATGCATAACTTCGGATGGGCGCACTCCGCCTGGATCGATGCAACGCCCGAGCTCAACCTGGTGGCGATCTGCGACCGTGACCCGGAGCGAGGGGAAGCTGCCCGGCAAGCCTTCCCGCAGGTGCGAACATATAACGATGTTACGCAAGTCTGGGCTGATAAGGACATTGAACTGGTCTCGATTGTCACGCCGCACTTCACCCACTGCCCGCTGGTGGTAGCAGCTTTGGAAGCCGGTAAGCACGTTGTCGTCGAGAAGGCGATGTGCCTGAAGGTGGCCGAGGCGACGCAGATGGTCGAGGCCTCGCGGAAGGCCGGCAAGATGCTGTCGATCCACCACAACCGAAGGCATGACGGGAACTATCGTCGCATCGTGGAGATCGTGCGCAGTGGACGGATCGGCGACGTCTTCGACGTGCAGCTCTCGGCAGGCAACTACGGGCCCTTCCGGCACGGCTGGTACTCGGAGAAGGCCACTTCGGGCGGCGCGTTCTTCTACTGGGGCCCCCATGCTGTCGACTGGGTTCTCAACCTGATTCCAGAGCGCATCACCGGCGTGAACGGGTACTTCCACAAGCTCGTATGGCACGAGAACACGAACGAGGATCAGACGCGGGCGCTGATTCGCTTCGCCAGCGGGGCCGTGGCGGACGTGACCTGGTCGCACGTGGCGGCGATCGGCAAGCCGCTGTGGCGGATCCTCGGCACCAAGGGTGGAATCCTGGACACGGGTCGCGGCGGGAATGTGGGCTATGAGAAGCAGATCCACGGTCCCTCGGGCGGGAGCCTCACGCTGGTGACTTGCGACGAGCAGGGGCGGCATGAGGAGGAAGTGCCGTACCTGGAGTCGGACTGGGACAGCTACTGGCAGGAGGTTGCCGATCATATCTTGAGAGGCGGACCGGTGCCCGTGCCTGCAGAGGCCGGTCGGCGCGTCATCGGCGTGTTCGAGACGGCGGAGAAGTCCTCTGCCAGCGGCCAGACGGAGCAGGTCCCCTACGAGAGCTGA
- a CDS encoding thiamine pyrophosphate-dependent dehydrogenase E1 component subunit alpha → MVSSAECVEMLQRMWRIRLFEERLKQFYNYTAYANLSSGPHGQLGDDGYDFASDGLIGGAVHLSIGQEAVSVGVCSVLDDADSIFSSHRSHGHALAKGVPVKKALAELMGREGGCCHGCGGSMHLFDPEHGMLGGNGIIGAQLALALGPAFAAKYRGTREVSVPFFGDGGANQGTFNESLNLAALWKLPVVFVCENNLYANSTPVGIALATPDVADRAAGYGMPGVVVDGQDVRAVHEAAATAVSRAREGEGPTLLECKTYRFEGHCGVSAQHQNPEECARWRQRDPVVLFGARLAQEGVLSESGQEELRRGVEAEIDEAENYAKHSPYPTPELLAELVL, encoded by the coding sequence ATGGTCAGCAGCGCCGAGTGCGTAGAGATGCTGCAACGGATGTGGCGCATCCGGCTGTTCGAGGAGCGCCTGAAGCAGTTCTACAACTACACTGCCTACGCCAACCTAAGCTCAGGTCCGCACGGCCAGTTGGGCGACGACGGGTATGACTTCGCCAGTGACGGGCTCATCGGCGGGGCCGTCCATCTCTCCATCGGGCAGGAGGCTGTGTCGGTTGGCGTGTGCTCCGTGCTTGACGACGCGGACTCCATCTTCAGCAGCCACCGCAGTCATGGCCATGCGCTCGCCAAGGGTGTGCCGGTGAAGAAGGCCCTGGCCGAGCTGATGGGTCGCGAGGGTGGATGCTGCCACGGGTGCGGCGGGTCGATGCACCTGTTCGATCCGGAGCACGGAATGCTGGGTGGCAATGGGATCATCGGGGCACAGCTTGCGCTGGCGCTTGGACCGGCCTTCGCAGCGAAGTACCGAGGAACTCGGGAAGTCAGCGTTCCCTTCTTCGGCGATGGTGGAGCGAACCAGGGCACCTTCAACGAGTCGCTGAACCTGGCGGCGCTGTGGAAGCTCCCGGTGGTCTTCGTGTGTGAGAACAACCTGTATGCGAACAGCACTCCAGTCGGGATTGCGCTGGCAACGCCCGATGTGGCAGACCGGGCAGCGGGCTATGGGATGCCCGGCGTGGTAGTGGATGGGCAGGATGTAAGGGCGGTGCATGAGGCAGCGGCGACGGCGGTGTCACGGGCACGAGAGGGAGAAGGACCGACGCTGCTTGAGTGCAAGACTTACCGCTTCGAGGGTCACTGCGGGGTCTCGGCACAACACCAGAATCCGGAGGAGTGTGCCCGGTGGCGTCAGCGTGATCCTGTTGTGCTCTTTGGGGCTCGGCTCGCGCAGGAGGGAGTGCTCTCCGAGAGCGGGCAGGAGGAACTGCGACGGGGAGTTGAGGCGGAGATCGACGAGGCCGAGAACTACGCCAAGCATAGTCCCTATCCGACACCGGAGCTTCTCGCGGAGCTCGTACTCTAG
- a CDS encoding transketolase C-terminal domain-containing protein, producing the protein MRELTYAAAVAEALREEMERDEKVFRIGEDIGGVREADDLFAEFQKHRVWQTPISESGFTGLAVGAAAKGLRPVVDIMYCDFVSVAMDQICNQAAKIALMSGGSVKVPLVIKTPAGSGTREGGHHSGSHEAWFMHTPGLKVVMPATPADAKGLMKSAIRDDGPVIYIQHRLLHPTTGPVPEGDHLVPLGEAKVQRPGTQVTVAAASYATIKCLAAARELEGEIDVEVLDLRSLVPLDLKALLASVGKTGRLLVVHDAPERAGAGAEIVRRVAQHGWELLQAPPRVLGGRNIAMPYSPPLEDWCIPQTQDIVAAIREMVA; encoded by the coding sequence ATGCGTGAGCTAACCTATGCAGCAGCTGTGGCGGAGGCGCTCCGCGAGGAGATGGAGCGCGACGAAAAGGTGTTCCGCATCGGGGAGGACATCGGCGGCGTCCGAGAGGCCGACGACCTCTTCGCTGAGTTCCAGAAGCACCGCGTCTGGCAGACTCCGATCTCTGAGTCGGGCTTCACCGGGCTTGCCGTGGGTGCGGCCGCCAAGGGCCTGCGCCCCGTGGTCGATATCATGTACTGCGACTTCGTGTCTGTGGCGATGGACCAGATCTGCAACCAGGCGGCGAAGATCGCGCTCATGTCCGGCGGGAGTGTGAAGGTCCCGCTGGTCATCAAGACGCCGGCGGGAAGTGGCACGCGGGAAGGCGGCCATCACAGCGGGAGTCATGAGGCCTGGTTCATGCACACGCCGGGGCTCAAGGTCGTGATGCCCGCAACGCCGGCGGATGCGAAGGGGCTCATGAAGTCTGCCATTCGCGACGACGGTCCCGTGATCTACATCCAGCACCGACTGCTGCATCCGACGACCGGGCCGGTTCCGGAGGGTGATCACCTGGTGCCCCTGGGTGAGGCGAAGGTGCAGCGTCCGGGAACGCAGGTCACGGTGGCTGCGGCCTCCTATGCCACCATCAAGTGTCTCGCAGCGGCCAGGGAGCTGGAGGGCGAGATCGACGTGGAGGTGCTGGACCTGCGCAGCCTGGTTCCGCTGGACCTGAAGGCGCTGCTGGCCTCCGTCGGCAAGACGGGCCGGCTGCTGGTGGTGCATGATGCCCCGGAACGCGCCGGCGCCGGTGCCGAGATTGTGCGACGCGTGGCGCAGCACGGATGGGAATTGCTGCAGGCTCCACCACGGGTTCTCGGCGGGCGTAACATCGCAATGCCCTACAGCCCGCCGCTGGAAGACTGGTGCATTCCGCAGACGCAGGATATCGTTGCTGCGATCAGGGAGATGGTCGCATGA
- a CDS encoding VCBS repeat-containing protein, giving the protein MEAQPSPEVLAAEKATLAQLEIKPSQLMPLATNTPLVEGNQAKAVLCHADSPAWREAALTIQAAIAKATGVELPLLTDKEYEARRPAQPHAILIGHLDNHRVVSQLYRSFFVCLDTGTPGTDGYEIRTVHNPFGDGRNFLLVGGSSPASTKAAAEDFAGEVAKAGKPGELTFDRLLEVRRLDREGQWVRPSWMSAEDRDRAIAEGRRLMFSPGQGRAGIAQLVKYGTVYHHTGDPRALEAYRALMQALVEYYQTDTYITQEGMHRYDRDFRDAWTHTVGILWDLNEESGAFSDSERLTYTNFILRLALECVFYQGYDNPDAFRNWAANQDIVHNHNTFPALGIYFVGRYLKWHYGLKAADDWLTVANGIFNGQKHSSKPLEDAAGYQWLPIAHVMIWSLAQGDYTFFEEGHAREAARVAMMVTDNAGYQAAYGDHAEEKSTSGMPEILQMIAWYYRSPEILWAARKVSPEPVGTLQQTYAVNLEPRAPTDLTGVCLSKLPPLCYNYISHSPQYPVEPNLPLDQIFDKLSLRDGLDRDDAYLLLDGFGRGTHMHFDANAILRYSSGGEPLLVDGEYIRNAPKHHSSLVILRDGQSELTPAVTGLGAAEDLGSLCYTRTWLHNYNGADWHRRILWRRGGYFVVADEVQALQAGDYTLRCCWRPWGDLTLDKGVATALHGPRRLVIANLDGANCSNEIQKVAELWPVNRLSQQVSKTLTPGDRYLFLNLVHADPLEGPSQVSARRIGPAALVVETAHGPEVLSLAPTTDDLAGLHSDGEMLLLTGTELAVAQATNLGAAGYLLRSSAPVSLELDFAAGTGALTASADVQVSLQLGAASKLQMDGKPCTTEPDGTVRLSVPTGKHKLTFTPSALPTAFAEAFQGLSTRPAVAPVAAESAKAATAAPAWTQEPFEPSPETLALEQVTCTEPTSRTHGPVDKLKDGRYSSSAFSALWPAGVSPTLTLELKQPGVVHRLVLREWHMNTVWDVSDRRVEVSSDGFDKDIRPVKATFEQVGTQEWGANVNTLMAAVIDQPATHLRVTLTPSRPECSVYLAEAEVEGVGAGKHPDVRAIAAADLNGDGRLETVVTGDSGGVCALTDSGQTLWSYRRSKLASIDAVVCADVNGDGKCEVICGGTGAWLALLSSEGKLLWETSLPAFRGINADVKTVVGADVNGDGKPEVLAGTASWMFFAFDATGKKLWENVFYAHSATVSCAADFDGDGRDEVVAGNAYYRAQVIDDNGRLLFGGSGNIGPEQTAVAAADVNGDGLPEVIIGTDGGWTHCFQRDGTQLWAANLGDKVTRILPLDLNGDGKLELACAAESAHVFALGLDGTVLWRRALPDGVSDLAATRDAQGPVLAAAAGSAGVMFLDAQGKVLATVPVSGSARNLVATTTAVTATTRDGRVVGVALPER; this is encoded by the coding sequence GTGGAGGCCCAACCGTCCCCCGAAGTGCTGGCCGCCGAGAAGGCCACGCTGGCGCAGTTGGAGATCAAGCCGTCGCAGCTCATGCCCCTCGCCACCAACACTCCCCTGGTCGAGGGCAACCAGGCAAAGGCAGTGCTGTGCCATGCCGACTCTCCCGCCTGGCGTGAGGCCGCACTGACGATCCAGGCGGCCATCGCCAAGGCCACCGGTGTCGAGTTGCCCCTCCTTACCGACAAGGAGTACGAGGCCAGGCGCCCTGCCCAGCCTCACGCGATCCTTATCGGTCACCTGGACAACCACCGCGTGGTGTCGCAGCTCTACCGGAGCTTCTTCGTCTGCCTGGACACCGGGACGCCCGGCACGGACGGTTACGAGATCCGCACCGTCCACAACCCCTTCGGTGATGGCCGCAACTTCCTGCTGGTGGGCGGTAGCAGCCCCGCAAGCACGAAGGCCGCTGCGGAGGACTTCGCCGGGGAGGTCGCCAAGGCCGGCAAGCCGGGTGAGCTGACCTTCGACCGCCTCCTTGAGGTCCGTCGCCTCGACCGCGAGGGCCAGTGGGTACGCCCCTCCTGGATGAGCGCCGAGGATCGTGACCGCGCTATCGCCGAGGGACGCCGCCTGATGTTCAGCCCGGGTCAGGGCCGTGCCGGAATCGCCCAGCTCGTCAAGTATGGCACCGTCTACCACCACACCGGCGATCCCAGGGCGCTGGAGGCCTACCGGGCGCTCATGCAGGCGCTGGTTGAGTACTACCAGACGGACACCTACATCACCCAGGAGGGCATGCACCGGTACGACCGCGACTTCCGCGATGCCTGGACGCATACAGTGGGTATCCTCTGGGACCTCAACGAAGAGAGCGGCGCCTTCTCAGACTCCGAGCGTCTGACCTACACGAACTTCATCCTGCGCCTGGCGCTCGAGTGCGTCTTCTACCAGGGCTATGACAACCCCGACGCCTTCCGCAACTGGGCCGCGAATCAGGACATCGTCCACAACCACAACACCTTCCCGGCGCTGGGCATCTACTTCGTGGGCCGTTACCTCAAGTGGCACTACGGCCTGAAGGCCGCCGACGACTGGCTCACCGTCGCCAACGGGATCTTCAACGGCCAAAAGCACAGCAGCAAGCCCCTGGAAGACGCCGCAGGCTACCAGTGGCTGCCTATCGCCCACGTCATGATCTGGTCGCTGGCCCAGGGCGACTACACCTTCTTCGAGGAGGGGCATGCCCGCGAGGCCGCTCGCGTGGCGATGATGGTCACCGACAATGCAGGCTATCAGGCTGCCTACGGCGACCATGCCGAGGAGAAGTCCACAAGCGGAATGCCCGAAATCCTGCAGATGATCGCCTGGTACTACCGCTCACCCGAAATACTCTGGGCAGCCCGGAAGGTATCACCCGAACCCGTCGGGACTCTGCAGCAGACCTATGCCGTCAACCTTGAGCCCCGTGCCCCGACCGACCTGACCGGGGTCTGCCTCTCCAAGCTCCCGCCGCTGTGCTACAACTACATCTCTCACAGCCCGCAGTACCCCGTGGAGCCGAACCTGCCGCTCGATCAGATCTTCGACAAGCTCTCCCTTCGCGACGGCCTTGATCGAGACGACGCCTACTTGCTTCTCGATGGCTTCGGCCGCGGCACTCACATGCACTTCGACGCCAACGCGATCCTCCGCTACTCCTCCGGTGGCGAGCCACTCCTCGTCGATGGCGAGTACATCCGCAACGCGCCCAAGCACCACAGCAGTCTCGTGATCCTCCGCGACGGCCAGTCGGAGCTCACGCCTGCCGTTACCGGTCTTGGTGCCGCCGAGGACCTGGGCTCCCTTTGCTACACGCGCACCTGGCTGCACAACTACAACGGCGCCGACTGGCACCGCCGAATCCTGTGGCGTCGCGGCGGCTACTTCGTCGTCGCGGATGAGGTCCAGGCGCTCCAGGCCGGCGACTACACACTTCGGTGCTGCTGGCGCCCCTGGGGCGACCTGACCCTGGACAAGGGCGTCGCCACCGCGCTCCATGGCCCGCGACGCTTGGTCATCGCGAACCTCGACGGCGCGAACTGCAGCAACGAGATTCAGAAGGTCGCCGAGCTGTGGCCCGTCAACCGGCTCTCCCAGCAAGTCAGCAAGACCCTGACACCTGGTGACAGGTACTTATTTCTCAATCTGGTCCACGCCGACCCTCTGGAGGGCCCCTCTCAGGTAAGCGCACGCAGGATCGGTCCGGCAGCCCTGGTGGTCGAAACCGCCCATGGACCCGAGGTTCTCAGCCTGGCGCCCACCACTGACGACCTCGCCGGCCTGCACTCTGACGGCGAGATGCTGCTTCTGACCGGGACTGAACTTGCCGTCGCCCAAGCCACGAATCTTGGCGCTGCAGGTTACCTCCTGCGGTCCTCTGCCCCGGTATCCCTGGAGCTTGACTTCGCCGCCGGGACAGGGGCCCTGACCGCCTCCGCCGACGTGCAGGTCTCCCTGCAGTTGGGTGCCGCAAGTAAGCTCCAGATGGATGGCAAGCCCTGCACGACCGAGCCCGACGGCACGGTTCGCCTCAGCGTGCCGACCGGCAAGCACAAGCTCACCTTCACCCCATCGGCCCTGCCAACGGCCTTCGCCGAGGCCTTCCAGGGCTTGTCGACGCGTCCCGCAGTGGCCCCGGTCGCGGCAGAATCAGCGAAGGCTGCGACGGCTGCACCCGCCTGGACTCAGGAGCCCTTCGAGCCCTCTCCGGAGACGCTGGCTCTAGAGCAGGTGACCTGCACGGAGCCGACTTCCCGCACCCATGGCCCGGTGGACAAGCTCAAGGACGGCCGCTATTCCTCCTCCGCCTTCTCCGCGCTGTGGCCCGCGGGCGTCTCGCCCACCCTCACCCTTGAGCTCAAGCAGCCCGGCGTGGTCCATCGGCTGGTGCTGCGAGAGTGGCACATGAACACGGTCTGGGATGTGAGCGACCGGCGCGTCGAGGTCAGCAGCGACGGCTTCGACAAAGACATCAGGCCGGTCAAAGCGACCTTCGAGCAAGTCGGCACGCAAGAGTGGGGCGCCAACGTCAACACCCTCATGGCGGCGGTGATTGACCAGCCCGCTACCCACCTGCGCGTCACCCTCACCCCGTCCCGCCCGGAATGCAGTGTGTACCTCGCCGAGGCAGAGGTCGAAGGCGTTGGGGCCGGCAAACACCCCGATGTCCGAGCCATCGCTGCCGCTGACCTGAACGGGGACGGCCGCCTGGAGACCGTTGTCACGGGTGACTCGGGTGGCGTCTGCGCCCTCACCGACTCGGGCCAGACACTGTGGAGCTATCGGCGGTCGAAGCTTGCATCCATCGATGCCGTCGTCTGTGCCGATGTGAACGGTGACGGCAAGTGCGAGGTGATCTGTGGCGGGACAGGCGCGTGGCTGGCACTGCTGTCCTCCGAGGGCAAGCTCCTGTGGGAGACCTCCCTCCCCGCCTTCCGAGGGATCAACGCCGACGTCAAGACCGTCGTCGGCGCGGACGTGAACGGCGACGGCAAGCCCGAGGTTCTCGCCGGTACCGCAAGCTGGATGTTCTTCGCCTTCGACGCCACCGGCAAGAAGCTGTGGGAGAACGTCTTCTACGCCCATTCGGCAACGGTCTCCTGCGCAGCCGACTTCGACGGTGACGGCCGGGACGAGGTAGTCGCCGGGAACGCCTACTACCGCGCACAGGTGATCGACGACAACGGGCGCCTGCTCTTCGGCGGCAGCGGCAACATCGGCCCGGAGCAGACCGCGGTCGCCGCCGCAGACGTGAACGGTGATGGCCTGCCCGAGGTGATCATCGGCACCGACGGCGGCTGGACGCACTGCTTCCAGCGCGACGGCACACAACTCTGGGCCGCGAACCTTGGCGACAAGGTCACGCGCATCCTGCCTCTCGACCTCAACGGTGACGGCAAGCTCGAACTCGCCTGCGCGGCAGAGAGCGCCCATGTCTTCGCCCTCGGCCTGGACGGTACAGTGCTGTGGCGAAGAGCGCTGCCCGACGGCGTCTCCGACCTCGCAGCGACCAGGGACGCGCAAGGCCCGGTGCTTGCCGCAGCAGCAGGCTCCGCCGGTGTGATGTTCCTGGATGCGCAGGGCAAGGTTCTGGCCACCGTGCCCGTGAGTGGCTCTGCCCGCAACCTCGTGGCAACAACGACGGCCGTCACTGCAACAACCCGCGACGGCAGGGTCGTGGGAGTTGCGCTCCCGGAGCGCTGA
- a CDS encoding Gfo/Idh/MocA family oxidoreductase has translation MATYRSVILGCASRSEEHLRAYRLVPEAEVVACCDRNAEQLGKFATRHGLRGYADLAEMVEKEKPDLIHVVTRPSTRVEQLKLISELGVPACIVEKPIATAVQDWRALNQLAESTSMKIGVGAQWRYSPLLGHLREALDSGRLGAPLFMEATAGSTICDQGVHVLDWIMLLNGDAPATQVFGTASGGEELETKHPSPNDTTAQLVFANGVYCAWTLGTTAPRVKWVYEAMPRYSHCRVAVYCERGRVLFEEFGKWEIVSAEGVETDHRTSMADWCDQNDRSQAGLTRAMLRWLEDDAQPAGTNLKASLRQWNTILGLYASAVSRKPVELPFDPPDTLLEDLTRVLKE, from the coding sequence ATGGCGACATACCGGAGCGTGATCCTGGGGTGTGCCTCGCGCTCGGAGGAGCATCTGCGGGCGTACCGGCTTGTGCCGGAGGCCGAGGTCGTGGCCTGCTGCGACCGCAACGCCGAGCAGCTTGGGAAGTTCGCGACCCGGCACGGGCTGCGAGGTTACGCGGACTTGGCTGAGATGGTGGAGAAGGAGAAGCCCGACCTGATCCACGTGGTGACGCGTCCCAGCACTCGCGTCGAGCAGCTCAAGCTGATCAGCGAACTGGGCGTCCCTGCCTGCATTGTGGAGAAGCCGATTGCGACGGCCGTGCAGGACTGGCGGGCGCTGAATCAGCTCGCGGAGAGCACCTCGATGAAGATCGGCGTCGGGGCGCAGTGGCGATACAGCCCGCTGCTGGGACACCTCCGGGAGGCACTGGATTCCGGTCGTCTGGGTGCGCCGCTGTTCATGGAGGCCACGGCCGGGTCTACGATCTGCGACCAGGGCGTACACGTGCTGGACTGGATCATGCTGCTCAACGGCGACGCCCCTGCGACGCAGGTCTTCGGGACTGCGAGCGGCGGCGAGGAGCTGGAGACGAAGCACCCGAGCCCCAACGATACGACCGCGCAACTGGTCTTCGCGAACGGGGTCTACTGCGCCTGGACTCTGGGCACCACGGCGCCGCGGGTCAAGTGGGTCTACGAGGCGATGCCCCGCTACTCGCATTGCCGGGTGGCCGTCTACTGCGAGCGAGGTCGGGTGCTGTTCGAGGAGTTCGGGAAGTGGGAGATCGTCAGCGCCGAGGGTGTTGAGACGGACCACAGGACTTCGATGGCGGATTGGTGCGACCAGAACGATCGCTCGCAGGCTGGTCTCACGCGGGCGATGCTGCGCTGGCTGGAGGATGACGCTCAGCCTGCCGGGACGAACCTCAAGGCCAGCCTGCGGCAGTGGAATACCATCCTGGGTCTGTATGCCAGTGCGGTGAGCCGCAAGCCGGTGGAGCTGCCCTTCGACCCGCCTGATACGCTGCTCGAGGACCTGACGCGTGTGCTGAAGGAGTAG